AATGGATCAATTAGTGGCATTCAATTTACAGAATAAAACTGTAAGGAACCAAAATTTACTCttgaaaaatgaaaatagAGAATTCCCACCACTTACAATGTCACATTCCCTAGTTCCACTGGAAAATGACGATTATTATATCGTAGGCGGGTTTGGATCCTTGGCATTTCTGGATGAGATATGGTACCTAAACCTAAGTGAAAAGTCCATAAAAAAGGCGTTGATGCTCCCAAAAGGAACCAGAGCACGAATGGGAGCATCAGTTATATCCTTTAAATACGGAAATTGCAATCACGAGGAACTGTGGATAATTGGTGGAGGAGTGCCATCAGTACTCAATTTTGGGTCTTTTTACGACAAACCCCTGATAATTGTACTGAATTGCGATGGTTTATGTGAGGAAAATTCAGAAAACACAGAGACAAACAACTTTACAACTGGCGACGTCgacaaatataaaattttaggctTATATGTGGTTGTAgaggataaaaatttgGTCAAGAACTTGAAGAATAAACTTGAgcttttaaatttgtttgaTAAGAGTAGGAAAATCTTTCAATTTAACGAATCAGACTATTTGTATCATAGCGTAGCCTGTGACAAGGTTGAAGATTTTACAGAATGTTCCGAATGCAAACGTGAAGCTTTGTGTGTTTGCTGTAAAATCTGTTCAAATTGCTGCTATTCCACGACTGATTCTATCTTTTTCTTGCCAATTAAAGCAATTGAGAACTACCCAGAACTAAACCCTCTAAAAAAGTACAAAGTCTATTCATGCTCTGATTTACCAGTAAGAATTAAACAGAACCCAAGAGATAAATTACTAGCCATGTTTAAAGATAAGGAACTTGAAACTATTGTAAGAAATGTGGAGGTTTTTGGAGATAATTTGTTGATAACGCCTGTGCGGGGTTTGGATTTCCCAGAAATTGATTGGGAGTCAGTTTCAAAGGAATTTAAAGTGTCCTCAGTGGCACTGGTAGGAGAAATAGAAGGAGAAGAGAGACATAGGCAAGTGGAACTTTTATATGGAAATGGCGATGCTTCAATACGAGAAAACGGAGTAACATACattttcaatattaaaACAAACATGTTCTCGAAAGGAAATTCATCAGAAAGGTAAGATAGTTTAACTCATTTTTCTTTAGGATAAGAATAcaaaaaatgtatttttccGATTATAGGCACCATAGGAGAGTACGAGAATACAAATTCTCAGATGAGCTAACACCTTACTACTTCTTAGCCTCAAATAACTATCATCCAAAGTTGAAACCAATTCACCATTATGAACTTAAGGACTTATCCAAATACCAATTGGAAGGTGAAATTATGGTTGATTTCTTCTGCGGAATTGGTTATTTCACAATTCCAATACTGAAGTATACTGACGAGAAGAGATTATCAAGGGTGTTATGTGTAGATGTGAATGAAACAGCAATTAAGTATCTGATGGAAAACGCAAAAGCTAACAAAATCGACCTGTCAAGAATAGAAGTAAAGGTTGGCAACTGCGGAATGTTTGGAAAATCTTACGGATTTGATTACGTTGGGGAGGCGGATAAAATTCTACTGGGTCTTTTACCGAGTTCGAGAGTGGGTTGGATTCCGGCAATAGCGGCAGTTAACACTATGCACGGAGGGATTGTATATGTACACGGACTATCTAGGAAGAAGAAGGGGCCGATTATTGAATCTATTACAACTCTTGAGGACTGGGAAGAGGTTGGAGAATTCTGTTACACAACCAAACAGTatgaagaagataaaaaaCACGATTGCGACTGTGAAGTATTCAGCTTGTACGTACTGAGGAGCTTCCACGAGCTTTGTAGAAATCACCCATACGAGAGATACATCTCCTGGAAACTCACTGTGCTGCACGTGGAAACCGTTAAACGGTACTCACCTCACAAGTACCACCAAGTTGtagatttaaaaataacgCCAGTGCCCtcataataataattcacTAGAATATTGttcttttaatttaattattaatattttatccatCATCGcataaattttatctaaaatgGGTTCGAAACATCATCCAGATTTAGTCATGTGCCGGAAACAGCCAGGAATAGGTAATTCCCAATCTTccataaataattataacatataaaattcaattatttaaataaatataaactataattatttaaacagGTATAATTCACAcctattataataattagtaCTAGTTTGTTAGATTAAGAATATGTTAGAATTTTTAGCGATTGGAAGACTCTGTGAGAAGTGTGATGGCAAGTGTCCAATTTGTGACTCATATGTAAGACCAAACCTTTTGGTTAGAATCTGCGATGAATGTAACTATGGAATAAACCAGGTACATACACccttgaaaatttaaatactcactaaaaagttaaatttccagttaaaatatttttagggaAGATGCGTAATCTGCAATGGGCCTGGAATCTCAGACGCGTACTACTGTAAATCATGTTGCCAATGCGAAAAGGATAGAGACGGTTGCCCGAAGATTATTAACCTAGGGAGTGCAAAAACAGACttattttatgaaaaaaaGAAATACGGACAAACGAAACAATTCTTTTAGCATTTCttgtacaatattttaaatctgATATTACagattttacattatttacctGCACATCAATTTACACCAAATAGCCATTCTTCTTACTATAAACTGTTGTATTTCATTGATTTCGTTTTATTAATCTTAAGAGCTAAAATTAAGTGTgtttttgattttattgataaagttatttaataatggTGTTATCTACGTGGTAGCATCTTGGAATCATGTGCTCagaatattttatgtatCGTTCACATTTTCCAGTTTATAATTCCACAACTACAATTATGTCATTTATTCACTCAAGATGGCATCAAACGGTGAGACGGAAGAGGAAGTTTTCTTCCAAAAAAAGACAAACGCTTTCAATTCATTAGTGGAGGATGAAAACGATCCTTCCAGTGAAGGTATTTGGAATTTGACaaattcaaatattaatacttaaatttatttcctTCCTTTcgtaatatttttattttagaagAGAATCACGTGAAAACAAACAATGTTCCATCTACCCCGAAAACAAAACCGGTATGTTTCCTAGATAAAAcgagttaaaatttattcagAATGAGGATACATCAACTTCTAAACAAAAGGGAAAGaaaaaggtattttttcAATGCTTTAATCACAATTTTAGAAGGGGAAGGCCGTGAAGCAGGAATCTGACGATGATGAGTTCGATAAACTCCTAGCAGATCTGGGCACATTAGATGTAAAGGTATTAGATTAGcttatttacatatttttaaccattatattaatttatttaaaatcttAGGATAATGAGAAATCTGCTGCCAAGCTTGACGAATCCTCGAAAGAGCCTTTAGATACCGAAGAACCTAAAGAAACGCAGGAAATCACCTCTAAAACTCTAAAGAACAAACTTAAGAAGGAGAAGAAGAAACAGGCTAAATTACAGAAAAAGGAGTCTCAAGTTGAGGAAGTTGAGGAGAAGCCTGTCGCCGCTCCCAAGAAGCCGCTCTCCCAGGCTGCAAGGATGGCGGCTGAAGTCCAGCGTAAGCTCCGAGAATTAGAAGAACAAGCTAAAAGAGAGGAGGAGGAAAGGCTGAGGATCGAGGAGGAGCAAAGGAGGTAACctcaattattaaaataaaatttgtagaaAAGAGGAGGAGGAAGAGAGGGAACGCCTTGCAATTTTGGAGAAGAAAAGACAGCAGAGGAAGGAGAAGAGGGAGCGTAAAAAGAAGGAGGGCAAACCAACTTCTGCGAAGGAAAAAGCTGCCGCTGAAATGAGTAAGAGGTTCCTGGAACAGTTTGGAAAAGCCATTCTAGAGGAAAATCAAAACGAACAGCCTAGAAAAACTTTAGCTCAAAAAAAGCCTAAACGAGTGAAATCCGTTCAATTTGAAGAATCTGAACCTACCTCAAACCAACAGCAAGAACCAACTTCCGATGATCTAAATGAAGAGGATACAGGTAACCAATTTAATATTCATTTATAAacaaaaattgtaaaaatagtttaaattgttttaacGATACTTTAGTCAGTGAAAGTGATATTGATAATTGGGAGGACCTCGAAGATGAGAAGGAAACTAACCAAATTATTACTCCAAAACCCGTtaaaactgtaaaatatggTAATACTCCAACTAAAACAATAATagttataataatactttgataataaattaatgtatttaTAGTTGTGAATGAAGTGGATGATGACGTTTATGATTTCAGATCACCGATTTGCTGTGTTTTGGGACACGTTGACACAGGGAAAACTAAGTTACTTGACAAGATAAGACATAGTAACGTCCAAAACGCAGAAGCCGGTGGTATAACTCAGCAAATCGGAGCCACTTTCTTCCCCAAAGATTTACTTGACACACACTGCCACaaggtattattttacccactattgttaaattattttacccactattgttaaattattttacccattattatatatttttaaattatctaacccattattataaatttttaaatttggtgaaataaaattaattttcagATTGATGAGgaaatgtgtgtaaaatcTCCTGGACTTCTTATAATTGACACTCCTGGGCACGAGTCGTTCAATAACTTGAGAGCTAGAGGCTCTTCTTTGTGTGATATCGCGATTTTAGTGGTTGACATTATGCATGGACTTGAGCCCCAGACCATTGAGAGCATTAACCTTCTAAAGGCCAGAAAGTGTTACTTTATAATTGCTCTCAATAAAATCGACCGTATTTACAACTGGAGTTCCACGCCCTGGCAGACGTTCAGGGAGTCGTTTGCAAAACAACCGAAGGAGTCGCAAAACGAGTTCAGTGACAGGACTAAACAAATCATGCTCGAGTTGAGTGAAAACGGACTCAACTCTTCCCTTTATTGGGAAAACGATAACATTAAGAAGAACGTTTCCATTTGTCCGACCTCCGCCATTACTGGTGAGGGCATTTCTGACCTTCTATATCTCCTCGTTCAACTCACGCAACTCTTAATGGCCAAACGACTTACATTTTCTCAAAAACTCAAGTGCACTGTTCTCGAAGTTAAAACCGTCGAGGTACCAAATGCcaaattagtttatttatGTGTGGTATTAGTTTGGTATCATACATTAGtttactattactactgATTTACATATGTAATCTAATGTTTTTAGGGACTTGGAGTTACTGTGGATGTAATATTATTGGATGGAATTCTGAGAGAAGGTGATAGGATAGTGTTGTGTGGTTTATCAGGTCCAATTGTGACTACAATCAGGACCCTGCTGACGCCACAGCCGTTATCTGAACTCAGAGTCAAGGGCGAATACGTAAAACACTCACACATCAAAGCTGCCATGAGTGTTAAAATCGTTGCCAACGTATGAttcataataattataacattAGCACAATTATACCACTACAATTATACTACTacaattatactattacaattacattagtataattatactgGCATTATTATGCtatatttacattaattttatggtTGTATATTGTGTTTTAATATGGGTTTTAGGGGCTGGATGACACGGTTGCGGGAACGGAACTGTTTGTGGTTGGCGAGGGTGATGATGTTGACGAGTTGTGCACTGAAGTCATGAGTGATATTTCATCGATTTTCGACTGCATTGACAGGACAGGAATTGGAGTGTACGTGATGGCTTCGACTTTGGGTTCCTTGGAGGCTCTTTTGCACTTTCTAAACGATAAGAAAATCAAGATTTACTCTGTGAATATTGGGCCAGTACAGAAGAAAGATGTTAAAAAGGCCTCAATTATGAGAGAAAAAGGCCATCCAGAATACTCTACAATTCTCGCGTTCGATATTAAAGTGACGCAGGACGCTGAAAAAGAGGCTGAGGTTCTGGGTGTTAAGTTACTTTCAGCtgatataatttatcaccTTTTGGACTCTTTTCTTGCCTACATGGAACAAGTACAGGAGGAGAGAAAACAGCAACAAATCCAAAATGTAGTCTTCCCCTGTGAACTGACTATTCTTCCCCACTGTGTTTTCAATAAAAAGGACCCATTTGTGTTTGGAGTCCACGTTGATGCTGGTGTTCTCAAGTCCAACACACCCCTTGTCGCCATTACCAAAACTTCAGTATCCTTATACTAGTTTCCGATTATCagtgttaaattatataaataattatttatatagaTTATTTTATGGATTACTTGTATTGATTATTTGTATagattaattatttttatttagtggtaaaaattttttagcAATTATTTTTGGGTCGAGTTGCAAGTTTAGAACATAATAAGAAACCAGTTGAACAAGCTTTGAAAGGTACCTTCTTACCATCAATAACTGCAATAAgataaattactattacCAAATGAATTACTCACAACAcaaattactattactaaataaataaattactaaataaataaattactaaataaataaattactaaataaataaattaataaataaataaattattaaataatttaggaCAAGAAGTCTGTATTAAGGTTGTTGGTGAACCGAATGTCGCTTACGGACGTCATTTTGACCACACTAACAAGGTCTACTCTAAGATTACCAGAGAGTCAATTGATATTCTGAAGGAGTACTTTCGGGAAGAAGTCTCAATGGTATCTTCGTACaaatagataaaattgtgtaactaatataatttattaggaCGGATGGAAGTTGGTGGCTCAGTTGAAGAAGgttttcaatattttcTAACAAGTATAAAActattaaattaacttgtaaattatatatttcaTGACTGCAGTATTCATAGTATACAATCATTTCTTTAAACGATTCAAACGATTTCTACATTAACGTTACCCAGCTCAACATCTATGTTGCTTTCCAATTCCAGctccaaattatcaaaaaagGCCTCCAACTCAACATTTGAGTCaagatttttattattctcGAATTTGACCTCCGATGTGTCCTTAGGGGGTTCCAGTGGTACATAAGATCCTAGATCCTCAGTGTTCTCCAATTCGGTGTCAGGTGATAGGTCATGCGGTTCCAGTCGTACCGTAGAATCGAGAATTCCTGTCGTAACTTCCAGTGACACCTCTGAATCATTTTCTGTACTTTCCAATGGGAGTACTGAATCATTTTCTGTAACTTCCAGTGACACCTCTGAATCATTTTCTGTATTTTCCAGTGGGAGTACTGGAACACTATCCTCCGTACTTTCCAGCGGTAGTTTTTGATATCCAGTGTTTACGGGGGATACTACTGGGTCAAGACTTACAGAATTACCCGATTCCATATCTAAAAACGTATCTTGAGTGGAGCTGTCCACTAGAAATCTTGACTTAGGGTCCCTAAAGGACTCCATTATCATTCTTAATTTGTATTCACTGGTGGTTTCCGTCGGTACTTCGGGGTCTAGACTTTGGGAAGAGACATCGCATTCAGAGTATGAATCATCGTAATCTGACTCCGGGTCCCTGTTGTAGGAGTTATTCGGTGAGTTCTGTGAAGTGGAAGAGGAGTGAGTGACAACATCGTTGAGTTCCTGGACGTCATTTTCAGGTTCTCTTGACGCGTTTTTCTTGGATTGTTTCTCCTTGTCCTTCTTGGATAGAATTTGGGTAATGTTAGTTCTACAAATGGGGCATTCTGAACTACGTTTGAACCATTTCTTAAGACAATCTCTGTGAAACAAGTGGCGCATATCACAGGGTAACAAAAACACCTTGTCAACATCATTTATATTCTACAATTCAATTAACAATATCGTAGTTATGCATAATATTAACagtgtatagtagtagttaaaggtataaataatattgatacCATGTAGTAGTAAATGGTATAAATcatattaataatagtatatagtaattaaAGGTATAAAtcatattaatagtataatactaAAACCAAgtataatgttattaataatagCATAATGATAGTAAAGTTAAAGATGTGTAAAGTTACCAGAATACAAATTGAGCAGAGATGTTCGTCTAGCATTTCACTGTTGTTAACACACTCAAATAAGACGTCTTTGGGGGGTTTAGACTTAGTTTCAGAGCTGTTCTGATCTTGCTGAGAATCTTGGGAAACTGTTGTTTCCGATTCAGAAGTGTTCGTGTAGTTTTCGCCCAACTCGACCGACTCCTCCAAGCTGTCGATTTTCTTCAAAACGTCCCTGTAACGCTCAACCTTTAGCTTCTTCAGGAGGCTAACTGGCATTGCGGTGGATGTCAGGGGAATTGAGCCATGTCTGAAGTAAATCACGATCAGGAGAGTGACATAGAGGAGAATGCAGATGAAGGTGTAGGCGAGCATGGGCACTACGTAGGAAGCGATGGTGAGCCAAAGCAAGAAGTAACAGATTCTGGAGGAAACAGTTTTCAAGTCTTCGCGAGGTGAAACACCCAAAAATACAACTGTGAGGCTGATCCATAGGATCGAGGCTATGTTGTAAAACGTCTGGCTCAGCTTCAGGTTCGGTCCATTTCTCGCCCCGATGTAATGGTACCTCAGCGACCACGAGCTGTTAACTGTATGCCAAATAGCTCTCAAAAGCCAGCAAACTATCAACGTTTCCGAAGGCCTCGTCTGAATCTAAAAAATGGTTATAAAACTATAGGactaattatttaattatagaAAATTCTAAATTGTTAATGTAAGATTCtcaaaattttgataaaacaaacaactaaataaacataattatgataaaatagaaacaataattatttaatcaaacaactaaataaacataattatgataaattgataaaaaattatgataaattaataaaaattgataaaaaactGAGTAGGAAGGGAATTACCTTGTAAAATCttatattatagtaataaatagCGAAAGAAGTTAAAACAACAAGGGCGACGAGGATTAAGAGGTGAAATGACATAAGGCACTTGTAAACAAAAATGCGGTTGGAAACGTTAGAGAAAGAATCATTGGAAATGCTCCGGCTAAAGAGAATTGAAACTAGAGGCATAGATCTAATATATTGAATCAGTCTGTTGTTGTTTTCGGTCATGTCGGTTGAGGTTTGCCCGGGGTCTGAGGGAGGCGTTTCAGCCTGAACCTCAGGATCCTGGACGGTGGCGGGGTCTGTTTCGCAAGTTTGAGTGGCCATGGTTAGATTTCTAGAAAAAAACACTTCATTTTACGTCAAACATTTTAGGCGTTAAGCTTAAAATTTTGGGATTAAATCTTTATATGGCAGTGGAACTATGGAGACGTTACATTACAGTGCTGGTCAATTTGAATCCTATAAAGTGGAAAACAAAATTGCATATTCATACCTATTGGAATTTGgggaaataattaaaattgtggacgttaataatataaaatataatactaaaatGACATCAAACCCCCATAGTCACAAGGTGTTGAATTTATCACAATTTGAAATTCCCCTGTGATGATTTTACTTAAACAATAACCACAGTTTAAGGAAAttactgtaaaataattttcgACAACGTAatatcataattttatctaataatttgaaaggGATTCTAGGCGACAATTTTATAGTAGTATACTAATTGTGTAATAGTGATatggtaataatataatttgtgatattaatatttaatatcatttatttaaaactgAGAGTTCCTTTACAATTGCCGTCTTACACCTATACAGCTTCGGTACCCAAAGGGCCGTCCTATATTTGTATGAGTTGAGGAGGTGTTCAGTTTCCAGACGAAATGTGACccactaaattattttttaatcgTATCTAAGCTCACCACTATACGTCTGAA
Above is a window of Theileria parva strain Muguga chromosome 2, complete sequence, whole genome shotgun sequence DNA encoding:
- the PHF5A gene encoding PHD finger-like domain-containing protein 5A, with protein sequence MGSKHHPDLVMCRKQPGIAIGRLCEKCDGKCPICDSYVRPNLLVRICDECNYGINQGRCVICNGPGISDAYYCKSCCQCEKDRDGCPKIINLGSAKTDLFYEKKKYGQTKQFF
- a CDS encoding Elongation factor Tu GTP binding domain protein, which translates into the protein MASNGETEEEVFFQKKTNAFNSLVEDENDPSSEEENHVKTNNVPSTPKTKPNEDTSTSKQKGKKKKGKAVKQESDDDEFDKLLADLGTLDVKDNEKSAAKLDESSKEPLDTEEPKETQEITSKTLKNKLKKEKKKQAKLQKKESQVEEVEEKPVAAPKKPLSQAARMAAEVQRKLRELEEQAKREEEERLRIEEEQRRKEEEEERERLAILEKKRQQRKEKRERKKKEGKPTSAKEKAAAEMSKRFLEQFGKAILEENQNEQPRKTLAQKKPKRVKSVQFEESEPTSNQQQEPTSDDLNEEDTVSESDIDNWEDLEDEKETNQIITPKPVKTVKYVVNEVDDDVYDFRSPICCVLGHVDTGKTKLLDKIRHSNVQNAEAGGITQQIGATFFPKDLLDTHCHKIDEEMCVKSPGLLIIDTPGHESFNNLRARGSSLCDIAILVVDIMHGLEPQTIESINLLKARKCYFIIALNKIDRIYNWSSTPWQTFRESFAKQPKESQNEFSDRTKQIMLELSENGLNSSLYWENDNIKKNVSICPTSAITGEGISDLLYLLVQLTQLLMAKRLTFSQKLKCTVLEVKTVEGLGVTVDVILLDGILREGDRIVLCGLSGPIVTTIRTLLTPQPLSELRVKGEYVKHSHIKAAMSVKIVANGLDDTVAGTELFVVGEGDDVDELCTEVMSDISSIFDCIDRTGIGVYVMASTLGSLEALLHFLNDKKIKIYSVNIGPVQKKDVKKASIMREKGHPEYSTILAFDIKVTQDAEKEAEVLGVKLLSADIIYHLLDSFLAYMEQVQEERKQQQIQNVVFPCELTILPHCVFNKKDPFVFGVHVDAGVLKSNTPLVAITKTSQLFLGRVASLEHNKKPVEQALKGQEVCIKVVGEPNVAYGRHFDHTNKVYSKITRESIDILKEYFREEVSMDGWKLVAQLKKVFNIF
- a CDS encoding Ring finger domain protein, which codes for MATQTCETDPATVQDPEVQAETPPSDPGQTSTDMTENNNRLIQYIRSMPLVSILFSRSISNDSFSNVSNRIFVYKCLMSFHLLILVALVVLTSFAIYYYNIRFYKIQTRPSETLIVCWLLRAIWHTVNSSWSLRYHYIGARNGPNLKLSQTFYNIASILWISLTVVFLGVSPREDLKTVSSRICYFLLWLTIASYVVPMLAYTFICILLYVTLLIVIYFRHGSIPLTSTAMPVSLLKKLKVERYRDVLKKIDSLEESVELGENYTNTSESETTVSQDSQQDQNSSETKSKPPKDVLFECVNNSEMLDEHLCSICILNINDVDKVFLLPCDMRHLFHRDCLKKWFKRSSECPICRTNITQILSKKDKEKQSKKNASREPENDVQELNDVVTHSSSTSQNSPNNSYNRDPESDYDDSYSECDVSSQSLDPEVPTETTSEYKLRMIMESFRDPKSRFLVDSSTQDTFLDMESGNSVSLDPVVSPVNTGYQKLPLESTEDSVPVLPLENTENDSEVSLEVTENDSVLPLESTENDSEVSLEVTTGILDSTVRLEPHDLSPDTELENTEDLGSYVPLEPPKDTSEVKFENNKNLDSNVELEAFFDNLELELESNIDVELGNVNVEIV